In Plantibacter sp. PA-3-X8, one DNA window encodes the following:
- a CDS encoding MraY family glycosyltransferase, whose protein sequence is MSQFSGYLIVLVVSAGITFGFAHLARRVGVKYGLHPPIRERDVHQTPTPRLGGVAMFIGILVAFGVAWQLPFFDLVFADPEPVLAILGAALFIVGIGVADDLWDLDWMIKLAAQFMAAGLVAWLGVQIYSLPIGGLTVGSSWVSFSMTVFAIVLVMNAINFVDGLDGLVAGVAVIANTVFFVYTQLLVTSTGASDYFNLASLIAAILVGACLGFLPLNWHPARLFMGDAGALLVGLLMATSAAAVTGQVDPAALGRTQLLPAFIPILLPFAILVVPLADFVLAVLRRLRAGKSPFSADRMHLHHRLLDLGHSQVHAVLIFYGWTVVISVGCLAFFAAPTWLAVLFVSVGVVTCTAFTLLPIGRRRRADRLAQRVATGTEGAPGSALYDRLDEASGQRDPEAPVSGDTLDTLDSLAKKDQHP, encoded by the coding sequence ATGAGCCAGTTCTCCGGGTACCTCATCGTGCTCGTCGTGAGCGCGGGCATCACCTTCGGCTTCGCCCACCTCGCGCGGCGGGTCGGCGTGAAGTACGGTCTCCACCCGCCGATCCGCGAACGCGACGTCCACCAGACGCCGACGCCGCGGCTCGGCGGGGTCGCGATGTTCATCGGCATCCTGGTCGCGTTCGGCGTGGCCTGGCAGCTGCCGTTCTTCGACCTCGTGTTCGCCGATCCGGAGCCGGTGCTGGCGATCCTCGGTGCCGCCCTGTTCATCGTCGGGATCGGCGTCGCCGACGACCTGTGGGACCTCGACTGGATGATCAAGCTCGCCGCGCAGTTCATGGCGGCAGGGCTCGTCGCCTGGCTCGGTGTGCAGATCTACTCCTTGCCCATCGGTGGCCTGACGGTCGGCTCGTCATGGGTGTCCTTCTCGATGACGGTCTTCGCCATCGTGCTCGTGATGAACGCGATCAACTTCGTCGACGGACTCGACGGACTCGTCGCCGGTGTCGCCGTCATCGCGAACACCGTGTTCTTCGTCTACACCCAGCTGCTCGTGACCTCCACCGGGGCGAGCGACTACTTCAACCTGGCCTCGCTGATCGCCGCGATCCTCGTCGGAGCCTGCCTCGGCTTCCTCCCGCTCAACTGGCACCCCGCCCGATTGTTCATGGGCGACGCCGGCGCCCTGCTCGTCGGGCTGCTCATGGCGACCTCCGCAGCCGCCGTGACCGGCCAGGTCGACCCGGCCGCTCTCGGCCGCACGCAACTGTTGCCCGCGTTCATCCCGATCCTGCTGCCGTTCGCCATCCTCGTCGTGCCGCTCGCCGACTTCGTCTTGGCCGTCCTCCGTCGTCTCCGCGCCGGAAAGTCACCGTTCAGCGCCGACCGGATGCACCTCCACCACCGGCTGCTCGACCTCGGTCACAGCCAGGTGCACGCCGTCCTCATCTTCTACGGCTGGACGGTCGTCATCTCCGTCGGATGCCTGGCGTTCTTCGCTGCCCCGACGTGGCTGGCCGTCCTCTTCGTCTCCGTGGGGGTCGTCACCTGCACGGCGTTCACCCTCCTGCCGATCGGTCGCCGCAGGCGGGCCGACCGGCTCGCGCAGCGCGTTGCCACCGGCACGGAGGGCGCTCCCGGGTCCGCGCTGTACGATCGGCTCGACGAGGCCTCCGGGCAGCGCGACCCCGAGGCGCCCGTGAGCGGCGACACCCTCGACACCCTCGACTCTCTCGCCAAAAAGGACCAGCACCCATGA
- a CDS encoding nucleoside-diphosphate sugar epimerase/dehydratase has product MTSTLPDAPRRWTQAPGPRFAAKTALDALCWVLAIVVAQLVRFELEYERVALVGTVLLCVIAVVAQLIVAYLWSYYHGLHSFGSFYEAKQLIVVALIVTAILIAVNAVFGVAWGVPRSTTVIAFPFAIVFMGITRYIKRLFVDSRSRPIEAQRVLVYGAGALGMSIIPRLMRDPQSPYLPVGVIDDDPSKRNFRIASVAVVGTGADLVAAVKRTGAQALIISIADVDNDFIRQVSERADEAKLRVLVVPPIDTMLAPGTGESAPSLRDLNVEDFIGRNTVDLQVESIAGYLTGKRVLVTGAGGSIGSEIARQVNQFGPAELVLLDRDETGLHTTQLSISGHGLLDTKEVVLADIRDLPSLMEIFEDRRPDVVFHAAALKHAPMLEQYPDEAWKNNVLGTLNVLNAARAVGVGTFVNISTDKAANPTTVLGYSKRIAEKLTAWMSAQETDARYLSVRFGNVIGSRGSAIPAFTAQIEAGGPVTVTHPDVTRFFMTIPEASKLVIQAGAIGDPGEVLILDMGRPVRILDVAKRMIAASGKDVEIVYTGLRHGEKLHEVLIDTDEIADRSKHPKVSHTRIQPLDPALLDIAVWRETIADEGAGTHHLVQ; this is encoded by the coding sequence ATGACCTCCACGCTCCCCGACGCCCCCCGTAGATGGACGCAGGCGCCCGGTCCTCGTTTCGCCGCGAAGACCGCCCTCGACGCACTGTGCTGGGTGCTCGCCATCGTGGTCGCCCAGCTCGTCCGGTTCGAGCTCGAGTACGAGCGCGTGGCCCTCGTGGGGACGGTCCTCCTGTGCGTCATCGCCGTGGTCGCCCAGCTCATCGTGGCCTACCTGTGGAGCTACTACCACGGCCTGCACAGCTTCGGCAGCTTCTACGAGGCGAAACAGCTCATCGTCGTCGCGCTGATCGTCACCGCGATCCTCATCGCGGTCAACGCGGTGTTCGGCGTCGCGTGGGGGGTTCCACGGTCCACGACGGTGATCGCGTTCCCGTTCGCGATCGTCTTCATGGGCATCACGCGGTACATCAAGCGCCTCTTCGTCGACAGTCGCAGTCGGCCGATCGAGGCGCAGCGCGTCCTCGTCTACGGAGCCGGTGCGCTGGGGATGTCGATCATCCCTCGGCTCATGCGCGACCCGCAGTCGCCCTACCTCCCGGTGGGCGTCATCGACGACGACCCGTCGAAGCGCAACTTCCGCATCGCCTCGGTCGCCGTGGTCGGCACGGGAGCCGACCTGGTGGCGGCCGTCAAGCGCACCGGGGCGCAGGCGCTCATCATCAGCATCGCGGACGTCGACAACGACTTCATCCGCCAGGTCAGTGAGCGAGCCGACGAGGCGAAGCTCCGGGTGCTCGTCGTGCCGCCCATCGACACGATGCTGGCTCCCGGGACGGGCGAGAGCGCGCCGAGCCTGCGCGACCTCAACGTCGAGGACTTCATCGGCCGCAACACCGTCGACCTGCAGGTCGAGAGCATCGCGGGGTACCTCACCGGTAAGCGCGTGCTCGTCACCGGTGCCGGCGGATCCATCGGCTCCGAGATCGCCCGGCAGGTCAACCAGTTCGGTCCGGCGGAGCTCGTCCTGCTCGACCGCGACGAGACGGGGCTCCACACCACGCAGCTCTCGATCTCCGGACACGGTCTGCTCGACACCAAGGAGGTCGTGCTCGCCGACATCCGCGACCTCCCGTCGCTCATGGAGATCTTCGAAGACCGCCGTCCCGACGTCGTCTTCCACGCGGCAGCGCTGAAGCACGCTCCGATGCTCGAGCAGTACCCCGACGAGGCCTGGAAGAACAACGTCCTCGGCACCCTGAACGTCCTCAACGCGGCGCGGGCGGTCGGCGTCGGCACCTTCGTCAACATCTCGACCGACAAGGCCGCGAACCCGACGACCGTCCTCGGGTACAGCAAGCGCATCGCCGAGAAGCTCACCGCATGGATGAGCGCCCAGGAGACCGACGCGCGGTACCTCTCGGTCCGGTTCGGCAACGTCATCGGCAGCCGCGGTTCCGCCATCCCGGCGTTCACCGCCCAGATCGAGGCAGGCGGTCCGGTCACGGTCACGCACCCCGACGTCACCCGCTTCTTCATGACGATCCCCGAAGCGTCGAAGCTCGTCATCCAGGCCGGCGCGATCGGCGACCCGGGCGAGGTCCTCATCCTCGACATGGGCCGTCCGGTCCGCATCCTCGACGTCGCCAAGCGCATGATCGCCGCGTCCGGCAAGGACGTCGAGATCGTGTACACCGGTCTCCGGCACGGCGAGAAGCTGCACGAGGTCCTCATCGACACCGACGAGATCGCCGACCGCTCGAAGCACCCGAAGGTCTCGCACACGCGGATCCAGCCGCTCGACCCGGCACTCCTCGACATCGCCGTCTGGCGGGAGACCATCGCCGACGAGGGCGCCGGCACCCACCACCTGGTGCAATGA
- a CDS encoding L-threonylcarbamoyladenylate synthase: MPQTFDCQDHAQLLAGMRLARTALARGELVVLPTDTVYGVAADAFSPAAVQRLLDAKGRTRQSPPPVLVSGVNTLEALAASVPDAVHRLVEAFWPGGLTIVLEAQPSLAWDLGETAGTVALRMPSNPVTLELLQDTGPLAVSSANLTGRPAATSAAAALEMLGDSVSVYLDGGESGEQSSTIIDATRLGTADERIVVLRDGAVSREAIRGVVGDLLPEPREP, from the coding sequence ATGCCGCAGACCTTCGATTGCCAGGATCACGCGCAGCTGCTCGCCGGGATGCGCTTGGCACGGACGGCCCTGGCGAGGGGTGAGCTGGTCGTGCTCCCGACCGACACGGTCTACGGGGTGGCCGCCGACGCGTTCTCGCCGGCCGCGGTGCAGCGCCTGCTCGACGCGAAGGGTCGGACCCGGCAGTCACCGCCGCCCGTCCTCGTGTCAGGTGTGAACACGCTCGAGGCCTTGGCGGCGTCCGTCCCGGATGCCGTGCACCGGCTCGTCGAGGCGTTCTGGCCCGGCGGCCTGACCATCGTGCTCGAGGCCCAGCCGTCGCTCGCCTGGGACCTCGGCGAGACCGCGGGCACGGTCGCGCTCCGGATGCCGTCGAACCCGGTGACCCTCGAACTCCTGCAGGACACCGGCCCGCTGGCGGTCTCTTCGGCGAACCTCACCGGCCGACCGGCCGCCACCTCAGCCGCTGCCGCGCTCGAGATGCTGGGCGACTCGGTCTCGGTCTACCTCGACGGCGGCGAAAGCGGCGAGCAGTCGTCGACGATCATCGACGCGACCCGACTCGGCACAGCCGACGAACGGATCGTCGTCCTGCGCGACGGAGCCGTCTCCCGCGAGGCGATCCGCGGCGTGGTGGGCGATCTGCTCCCCGAGCCGCGCGAACCATGA
- a CDS encoding NAD-dependent epimerase/dehydratase family protein — MSRVLVTGATGFIGTNLVPVLEAAGHEVVPFSLRGWTGEPFPADVDVVVNLAGKAHDLDGTAAPEVYRRINTDLAERAYVAFLASDATTFIQLSSVAAVNEATVVGVLDESAEPHPVTPYGKSKLAAERLLLAVEPPAGRRTIVLRPTMVHGPGDKGNLRLLFGLLSRGIPYPLDAFRNERSFVSIQNLTWAITSIIDTPAVTTGVYLVADDEPVSTGHLVTLIAEVTGRRVRRLALPPALVRLAAVVGDRVPAVPLNSGRLAKLTEDYRVSGARLLGALGHERMPTATDDGLRSSIAALAAERGAPGPDAQSVRSQREAGDR; from the coding sequence ATGAGCCGGGTGCTCGTGACCGGTGCGACCGGCTTCATCGGGACGAACCTCGTCCCCGTCCTCGAGGCGGCCGGCCACGAGGTCGTGCCGTTCTCGTTGCGCGGGTGGACGGGGGAGCCCTTCCCCGCGGACGTCGACGTCGTGGTGAACCTCGCCGGGAAGGCGCACGACCTCGACGGCACCGCCGCTCCCGAGGTGTACCGCCGGATCAACACCGACCTCGCCGAACGCGCGTACGTCGCCTTCCTGGCGTCGGACGCCACCACCTTCATCCAACTGAGCAGCGTCGCCGCGGTGAACGAGGCGACGGTCGTCGGTGTGCTCGACGAGTCCGCCGAGCCCCACCCGGTGACCCCGTACGGGAAGTCGAAGCTCGCGGCCGAGCGGCTCCTGCTCGCCGTCGAGCCCCCTGCCGGTCGCCGGACGATCGTCCTCCGTCCGACGATGGTGCACGGGCCGGGGGACAAGGGCAACCTGCGCCTCCTGTTCGGTCTGCTGTCCCGCGGCATCCCGTACCCGCTCGACGCCTTCCGCAACGAGCGCAGCTTCGTGTCGATCCAGAACCTCACGTGGGCGATCACGAGCATCATCGACACGCCAGCCGTCACGACGGGTGTCTACCTCGTCGCCGACGACGAGCCCGTGTCGACGGGGCACCTCGTCACGCTCATCGCCGAGGTCACCGGTCGCCGGGTCCGTCGCCTGGCGCTCCCACCGGCCCTCGTGCGGTTGGCGGCCGTCGTCGGCGATCGCGTCCCTGCCGTGCCGCTCAACTCCGGGCGTCTCGCGAAGCTCACCGAGGACTACCGCGTCTCCGGTGCCCGACTGCTCGGCGCACTCGGGCACGAGCGCATGCCGACGGCGACGGACGACGGTCTCCGGTCCTCGATCGCAGCCCTCGCCGCGGAGCGCGGTGCGCCCGGCCCCGACGCGCAGTCCGTGCGCAGCCAACGCGAAGCCGGCGATCGGTAG
- a CDS encoding glycosyltransferase family 4 protein, translating into MTVAILAGVLALVVSLLSQLAIRPILIRRAVVDTPNHRSMHVTPTIRGGGIGVAIAVAVGLGTAAVLLHSLPLWIVAAVSIVNAAIGAVEDVRGLPVRVRFGLQVVLGLVATWVLVVSMAASSWWIPLGIVALVAYTNIANFMDGVNGISSMHGTVVGGFYAGLGAVAGLPGVTAAGLVVAAAFLGFLPWNLARRRMFLGDVGSYLLGGSLVAVAIYAAFSGISFVALIGPVLVYVADTGTTIIARWRRGEPLHEAHRSHVYQRLAAGGLGHLGSTAVVSVATLSTGLLGVVVATGAWPFQVLAVLGILLVLVVYLCLPRLLGRRPRL; encoded by the coding sequence ATGACGGTTGCCATCCTGGCGGGGGTGCTCGCGCTCGTCGTGAGCCTGCTGTCCCAGCTCGCCATCCGCCCGATCCTCATCCGTCGGGCGGTCGTCGACACCCCGAACCACCGATCCATGCACGTCACGCCGACGATCCGCGGGGGGGGGATCGGCGTCGCGATCGCGGTCGCCGTCGGTCTCGGCACGGCCGCGGTCCTGCTCCACAGTCTGCCGCTCTGGATCGTCGCCGCCGTGTCGATCGTGAACGCGGCCATCGGAGCCGTGGAGGACGTCCGCGGACTCCCCGTCAGGGTGCGCTTCGGCTTGCAGGTCGTACTCGGACTCGTGGCGACCTGGGTGCTCGTCGTCTCGATGGCCGCGAGTTCCTGGTGGATCCCGCTCGGGATCGTGGCGCTCGTCGCCTACACGAACATCGCGAACTTCATGGACGGCGTCAACGGCATCTCCTCGATGCACGGCACGGTCGTCGGCGGGTTCTACGCCGGTCTCGGCGCCGTGGCCGGTCTCCCGGGCGTCACGGCAGCCGGCCTCGTCGTGGCGGCCGCGTTCCTCGGGTTCCTGCCGTGGAACCTCGCTCGGCGCCGGATGTTCCTGGGCGACGTCGGCAGCTACCTGCTCGGCGGCTCCCTCGTCGCGGTCGCCATCTACGCTGCCTTCAGCGGCATCTCCTTCGTTGCGCTGATCGGCCCGGTCCTCGTGTACGTCGCCGACACCGGCACGACGATCATCGCGCGCTGGCGGCGGGGGGAGCCGCTGCACGAGGCGCATCGCAGCCACGTGTACCAGCGTCTCGCCGCCGGCGGACTCGGTCACCTCGGGTCCACCGCCGTCGTCAGCGTCGCGACCCTCTCCACCGGGCTCCTCGGGGTGGTCGTCGCGACGGGCGCCTGGCCCTTCCAGGTCCTCGCCGTCCTCGGCATCCTGCTCGTCCTCGTCGTCTACCTGTGCCTGCCCAGACTGCTCGGAAGACGCCCGAGGCTATGA